In Zingiber officinale cultivar Zhangliang chromosome 1A, Zo_v1.1, whole genome shotgun sequence, a genomic segment contains:
- the LOC122007284 gene encoding uncharacterized protein LOC122007284, producing MQKMIFGEQHITWLMFRDAFERQYFPATFCLAHCQEFLNLKQGDHSVMEYNAEFSRLAEFCPHLVAQDYDRMHQFTQGLAAYIRIRMSGFPGSSYREVLDRSLFIEMTQQQVTQEKGHDKQASQKRGNKGQSSQTTTGGSSRPQKVGWTSDGTSHPSPRDWKKDKTGFRCYQCGSKSHTKLQCPLDYPICYYCKLPGHESRDCTLKAQLEATKVTSQGGATLTDMTKERIIKDSECSTSAMTVAFSGADISYLGSGTSNYVVFCYGIVSSSISAQTNPAMPQPSLEVGCIYAVTREEAQRAEGSVFRGKIDRLPTQQTHGLTVSLPFGKVLEMVEFDIILGMDWLAMNHVTVDCGARMGYLSSRTFLLFENFQMYSDKLPGLPPKRQVEFTIEMGSGTAPISKTSYLMAPKELEELKIQLQELLNRGFIRPSVSPWGAPLNAMTIKNKYPLPCIEDLFDQLKDTCVYFKIDLCSGYHQLRIRDTDIPKTVFHTHYGHYEFLVMPFGLTNAPEVFMDLMNRVFLEYLD from the exons atgcagaagatgatcttCGGGGAGCAGCACATCACATGGTTGATGTTTCGTGATGCTTTCGAGAGACAGTATTTCCCTGCTACCTTTTGTCTTGCTCACTGCCAGGAGTTTCTGAATCTCAAGCAGGGCGATCATTCAGTAATGGAGTACAATGCAGAGTTCAGTAGACTGGCTGAATTTTGTCCTCATCTAGTGGCACAGGACTATGATCGGATGCATCAGTTTACTCAAGGCCTTGCTGCATACATTCGGATCCGGATGTCAGGATTTCCAGGTAGTTCCTATCGGGAGGTGTTGGATCGATCATTGTTcattgagatgactcagcagcaGGTAACTCAGGAGAAAGGTCATGATAAGCAAGCATCACAAAAGAGAGGGAATAAGGGTCAAAGCTCACAGACTACCACTGGAGGATCCTCTCGGCCACAGAAGGTAGGGTGGACATCAGATGGAACATCTCATCCTTCTCCGCGTGACTGGAAGAAAGATAAAACTGGATTCAGATGTTACCAGTGTGGCTCCAAAAGTCATACCAAACTCCAGTGCCCTTTGGATTACCCCATTTGCTACTATTGCAAACTACCAGGGCATGAGAGTCGGGATTGTACTTTGAAGGCACAATTGGAGGCTACTAAGGTTACATCTCAGGGGGGGGCAACCCTCACAGACATGACTAAAGAGAGGATCATAAAAGACTCAGAGTGCTCCACATCAGCAATGACCGTCGCTTTCTCAGGGGCAGATATATCATATCTAGGGTCAGGAACCAGCAACTACGTAGTATTCTGCTATGGCATCGTCTCATCAAGCATATCCG CGCAGACCAACCCAGCCATGCCACAGCCGAGCTTAGAGGTGGGTTGCATTTATGCTGTCACACGAGAGGAGGCACAACGAGCTGAAGGATCAGTTTTCCGAG GTAAAATCGATAGACTACCTACTCAACAGACCCATGGGTTGACAGTATCTCTACCATTTGGCAAG GTATTAGAAATGGTGGAATTtgacattatattgggcatggattggcTGGCCATGAACCATGTTACAGTCGACTGCGGAGCGAGA ATGGGTTACCTCAGCTCTCGGACGTTCTTATTGTTCGAGAATTTCCAGATGTATTCCGACAAACTCCCTGGCTTGCCTCCTAAAAGGCAAGTCGAGTTTACGATCGAGATGGGATCGGGAACCGCACCGATATCCAAGACCTCCTATCTCATGGCACCAAAAGAATTAGAGGAGCTGAAGATTCAGTTGCAGGAGCTGTTGAACAGAGGATTTATTCGACCCAGTgtctctccatggggagctcca CTGAATGCGATGACAATTAAGAACAAATATCCATTACCATGtatagaggatttatttgatcagctgaagGATACCTGTGTATATTTTAAGATTGATTTATGCTCAGGCTATCACCAACTCAGGATTAGAGATACAGATATTCCGAAGACAGTGTTTCACACTCATTATGGTCActatgagttcttggtaatgccatttgggcttaccaatgctccggaAGTGTTTATGGATCTTATGAACAGAGTGTTCCTTGAGTATCTGGattag